Proteins encoded by one window of Puntigrus tetrazona isolate hp1 chromosome 17, ASM1883169v1, whole genome shotgun sequence:
- the plaat1l gene encoding phospholipase A and acyltransferase 1 isoform X1, translated as MGLRNSHPKLYPGDILEFPGNGYFSHFGVYYGERDGVPYVAHLTIRDSDTKLLLFGRAINASVKLDPLAIVGKKYKVRNYLDDKHPPRDFYVLIKPEIDDIMTKPITFDILFNNSEHQATMLRYGVKKSEQIEKVYARIVPTWKDLFEKKKI; from the exons ATGGGACTG CGCAACTCTCACCCGAAGCTGTACCCCGGAGACATCCTCGAGTTTCCCGGCAACGGCTACTTTTCTCACTTCGGCGTTTACTACGGTGAAAGAGACGGCGTTCCTTACGTGGCCCATCTGACCATCAGAG ATTCAGACACCAAACTCCTCCTTTTCGGCCGCGCTATAAACGCCTCCGTGAAGCTTGACCCGCTCGCCATAGTTgggaaaaaatacaaagtgaGAAACTACCTGGACGACAAGCATCCGCCGCGGGATTTCTACGTCCTCATCAAGCCGGAGATCGACGACATCATGACGAAACCCATCACCTTCGACATCCTGTTCAACAACAGCGAACATCAGGCCACTATGTTACGATACGGGGTCAAAAAGTCAGAGCAG ATCGAAAAGGTCTATGCCAGGATAGTTCCCACCTGGAAAGATTTATTTGAGAAGAAAAAGATTTGA
- the LOC122361596 gene encoding fibronectin type III domain-containing protein 4-like — protein MTQVTFMSLLLSLFGCHICFAGANRPAAPVNVSVTHLRADSATVSWNIPEGETVIGFAISQQRQDRLMQRFIREVNTTSRACILWDLDEDTDYIIQVQSVGLYGESLASKKIHFRTLKKSEHFQSTMMDQDDPAVEGLDLSRHLQTGEILIIMTVLLMWAAVIVLFCKQYDIIKDNDSNNHSKEKSKPLSGQSTPEYHNGGLLGSKFQRTSSSVSIIKV, from the exons ATGACTCAAGTCACTTTCATGAGCCTCCTTCTGTCTCTGTTCGGATGCCACATCTGCTTCGCGGGGGCGA ACCGCCCTGCTGCTCCTGTCAATGTCTCTGTTACTCACCTGCGGGCAGATTCGGCCACCGTGTCCTGGAATATTCCGGAGGGAGAGACCGTAATTGGCTTTGCCATCTCACAGCAG cgtcAGGACAGGCTGATGCAGCGTTTCATTCGTGAGGTGAACACGACCAGTCGTGCTTGTATACTTTGGGACCTGGATGAAGACACGGATTATATTATCCAGGTCCAGTCCGTTGGACTCTACGGAGAGAGTCTGGCCAGCAAAAAGATTCACTTCAGGACGCTTAAAAAGTCTGAACATTTTCAATCCACCATGATGGATCAAG ATGACCCTGCGGTTGAGGGTTTAGATCTTTCCAGACACCTTCAGACGGGAGAGATCCTGATCATTATGACTGTACTGCTGATGTGGGCAG CTGTGATCGTGCTCTTCTGTAAGCAGTACGATATCATCAAAGACAACGACTCCAACAACCACAGCAAAGAGAAGAGCAAGCCTCTGTCCGGACAGAGCACTCCGGAGTATCATAACGGAGGCCTGCTGGGCAGCAAG TTCCAAAGGACATCGTCCTCGGTCAGCATCATCAAGGTTTAA
- the LOC122361438 gene encoding zinc finger protein 513-like produces the protein MPRRKQSNPQPVKLGAEDGAAVGNQENLVLESDFLLGQELGFGENDYRIVGFERDSDSVTADMGMPVYGFSDEDCSSYNRLSMESDFEDPRDTESEREEMGPDAAFAPYLSCRQCGQLLGDPLSGALDLAAGLYCLQCGAEGGDTDRLDRPSEEAHPADAAQGKLNRGRSTPDGGSGKTYSCKLCSFSSRYSNHLKRHMKTHNGEKPYRCQQCSYASAQLVNLQRHVRTHTGEKPYKCEFCTFACNSLGNLKRHQRMHTQEKDLNCAQCDFRANNSHSLKKHVMSAFTEESVVSDLTLHISSDPDFLQSYDARHPPALLHAEGLAKESDPLPELLFPFTCRVCGAVLEDEEGTAAQICSKCTLDMLSKSSPSSPEKGDKLYSCTSCPFVTQYPNHLARHMKTHSGEKPYKCPQCNYASAHFDNLKRHHRVHTGEKPYKCRACDYACGNLANLKRHERIHSGAKPFQCSVCSYSCNQSMNLKRHMLRHTGEKPFKCQECGYTTGHWDNYKRHQKKHGHSAEGWIKMQLPEKEEEEEEGEM, from the exons ATGCCTAGAAGAAAACAGTCTAACCCACAGCCTGTGAAAT TGGGAGCTGAAGATGGGGCGGCAGTCGGAAATCAGGAAAACCTGGTTCTGGAGAGCGACTTCCTCCTGGGACAGGAACTGGGCTTTGGAGAAAATGACTACAGGATCGTGGGTTTTGAGAGGGACTCGG ACTCCGTCACGGCTGATATGGGAATGCCAGTGTACGGCTTCAGCGACGAGGACTGCTCCAGCTACAACCGTCTCAGCATGGAGAGCGACTTCGAGGACCCGCGGGACACGGAGAGCGAGCGGGAGGAGATGGGCCCCGACGCGGCGTTCGCCCCGTACCTCTCCTGCAGGCAGTGCGGTCAGCTGCTGGGCGACCCGCTGAGCGGAGCGCTGGACCTCGCCGCCGGACTCTACTGCCTCCAGTGCGGCGCCGAGGGCGGAGACACCGACCGGCTGGACCGTCCGTCCGAGGAGGCCCACCCGGCGGACGCCGCGCAGGGCAAGCTGAACCGCGGCAGATCCACGCCCGACGGAGGCTCGGGTAAAACGTACTCCTGCAAGCTGTGCAGCTTCAGCTCGCGCTACTCCAATCACCTGAAGAGGCACATGAAGACGCACAATGGCGAGAAGCCCTACCGCTGCCAGCAGTGCTCCTACGCCTCCGCCCAGCTGGTCAACCTGCAGCGGCACGTGCGCACGCACACGGGCGAGAAGCCCTACAAATGCGAGTTCTGCACCTTCGCTTGCAACTCTCTGGGAAACCTGAAGAGGCACCAGCGCATGCACACGCAGGAGAAGGACCTCAACTGCGCTCAGTGCGACTTCAGAGCCAACAACAGCCACTCCTTGAAGAAACACGTGATGAGCGCCTTCACGGAAG AGTCTGTGGTGTCTGACCTGACTCTGCACATCAGCAGCGACCCCGACTTCCTCCAAAGCTACGACGCCCGCCACCCCCCCGCCCTGCTGCACGCCGAGGGTCTGGCCAAAGAGTCGGACCCCCTGCCCGAGCTGCTATTCCCCTTCACGTGCCGCGTGTGCGGAGCGGTGCTGGAGGACGAGGAGGGCACGGCGGCTCAGATCTGCAGCAAATGCACACTGGACATGCTGTCCAAAAGCTCGCCGAGCAGCCCGGAGAAAGGCGACAAGCTGTACTCGTGCACGTCGTGTCCGTTCGTCACGCAGTACCCCAACCACCTCGCGCGGCACATGAAGACTCACAGCGGAGAGAAGCCCTACAAGTGCCCGCAGTGCAATTACGCCTCCGCCCACTTCGACAACCTCAAGCGGCACCACCGCGTCCACACGGGCGAGAAGCCCTACAAGTGCCGCGCGTGCGACTACGCCTGCGGGAACCTGGCCAACCTGAAGCGGCACGAGCGCATCCACTCGGGCGCCAAGCCCTTCCAGTGCAGCGTGTGCAGCTACAGCTGCAACCAGAGCATGAACCTGAAACGCCACATGCTGCggcacaccggagagaagcccttcaAGTGCCAGGAGTGCGGATACACCACGGGCCACTGGGACAATTACAAACGCCACCAGAAGAAGCACGGCCACTCCGCCGAAGGCTGGATCAAGATGCAGCTGCcggagaaagaggaagaggaggaggaaggagaaATGTAG
- the plaat1l gene encoding phospholipase A and acyltransferase 1 isoform X2 codes for MGLRNSHPKLYPGDILEFPGNGYFSHFGVYYGERDGVPYVAHLTIRDTKLLLFGRAINASVKLDPLAIVGKKYKVRNYLDDKHPPRDFYVLIKPEIDDIMTKPITFDILFNNSEHQATMLRYGVKKSEQIEKVYARIVPTWKDLFEKKKI; via the exons ATGGGACTG CGCAACTCTCACCCGAAGCTGTACCCCGGAGACATCCTCGAGTTTCCCGGCAACGGCTACTTTTCTCACTTCGGCGTTTACTACGGTGAAAGAGACGGCGTTCCTTACGTGGCCCATCTGACCATCAGAG ACACCAAACTCCTCCTTTTCGGCCGCGCTATAAACGCCTCCGTGAAGCTTGACCCGCTCGCCATAGTTgggaaaaaatacaaagtgaGAAACTACCTGGACGACAAGCATCCGCCGCGGGATTTCTACGTCCTCATCAAGCCGGAGATCGACGACATCATGACGAAACCCATCACCTTCGACATCCTGTTCAACAACAGCGAACATCAGGCCACTATGTTACGATACGGGGTCAAAAAGTCAGAGCAG ATCGAAAAGGTCTATGCCAGGATAGTTCCCACCTGGAAAGATTTATTTGAGAAGAAAAAGATTTGA